A section of the Rummeliibacillus pycnus genome encodes:
- a CDS encoding nucleotide pyrophosphohydrolase, producing MQEITKEVLKFRNDRGWDGNHDAKNLAISISLEANELLECFQWTTAEESIAKDKQAIIEEMADVLIYLIQMADCMHVDLEKAVKEKLIKNAIKYPLPENTTK from the coding sequence ATGCAAGAAATAACGAAAGAAGTTTTAAAGTTCCGCAATGATCGTGGCTGGGATGGCAACCATGATGCAAAAAATCTAGCGATATCCATTTCACTTGAAGCAAACGAGTTGCTAGAATGTTTTCAATGGACAACTGCTGAAGAATCCATTGCAAAAGATAAACAGGCGATTATCGAAGAAATGGCAGATGTCTTAATATATCTTATTCAGATGGCTGATTGTATGCACGTCGATTTAGAAAAAGCAGTGAAAGAGAAATTGATAAAAAACGCAATTAAATATCCGCTTCCTGAAAATACAACAAAATAA